A genomic segment from Nocardia cyriacigeorgica GUH-2 encodes:
- a CDS encoding CcoQ/FixQ family Cbb3-type cytochrome c oxidase assembly chaperone: protein MSGTSVLVILVLILVGLTVWLYWPERADRDRPSVAEIGRRLTAERDELP, encoded by the coding sequence ATGAGCGGAACCAGCGTACTCGTCATCCTCGTGCTCATCTTGGTCGGCCTGACGGTCTGGCTCTACTGGCCCGAGCGAGCCGATCGCGACCGGCCGTCCGTGGCCGAAATCGGGCGCCGGCTCACCGCCGAGCGAGACGAGCTTCCCTGA